In a single window of the Delftia tsuruhatensis genome:
- a CDS encoding hydrolase, with product MSSKTVFVDVDDTLVRSVGPKRIPMPGVIAQVRRLHAEGATVFLWSSGGADYCRQTAAELGIAGCIAGFLPKPTSYVDDQPVHEWRDCRHIYPMQAGEA from the coding sequence ATGAGCAGCAAAACCGTCTTTGTCGATGTGGACGACACCCTGGTCCGGTCCGTGGGGCCCAAGCGCATTCCCATGCCTGGCGTGATTGCGCAGGTACGGCGCCTGCACGCCGAGGGTGCGACCGTGTTCCTCTGGAGTTCCGGCGGCGCGGACTACTGCCGCCAGACCGCTGCCGAGCTGGGCATCGCCGGATGCATCGCGGGCTTTCTTCCCAAGCCGACGTCCTATGTGGACGATCAGCCCGTTCATGAATGGCGTGATTGCCGCCATATCTATCCCATGCAGGCGGGCGAGGCTTGA
- the gcvT gene encoding glycine cleavage system aminomethyltransferase GcvT, giving the protein MTAAAPTPDLLKTPLSALHQELGARMVPFAGYSMPVQYPQGLMAEHLHTRQAAGLFDVSHMGQISLRGPDADAALESLLPMDVLGLGEHRQRYGLLLDDAGGILDDLMFVRREDDLFLVVNGACKNEDLAHIQARIGQRCEIVPQFDRGLLALQGPQAAVALERLLPDTAGLVFMTGGHFEWSGAELYITRSGYTGEDGFEISVPAEAAEALARALLTQPEVRPVGLGARNSLRLEAGLCLYGNDLDTTTTPAEAALNWAVQKVRRIGGEREGGFPGAATVLAQLQSPELLTRKRVGLVALERVPVREGTELQDASGRKVGTVTSGLLSPTLNQPIALAYVEPASAATGTTLQAMVRGKAVPMQVQATPFVAPRYHRG; this is encoded by the coding sequence TTGACCGCTGCCGCCCCCACCCCCGACCTGCTCAAGACCCCGCTGTCCGCCCTGCACCAGGAGCTGGGCGCACGCATGGTGCCCTTCGCCGGCTACTCCATGCCCGTGCAGTACCCGCAAGGCCTGATGGCCGAGCACCTGCACACACGCCAGGCAGCCGGCCTGTTCGACGTCTCCCACATGGGCCAGATCAGCCTGCGCGGCCCGGATGCCGATGCGGCGCTGGAATCGCTGCTGCCCATGGACGTCCTGGGCCTGGGCGAGCACCGCCAGCGCTACGGCCTGCTGCTCGATGACGCGGGCGGCATCCTCGACGACCTGATGTTCGTGCGCCGCGAGGACGACCTGTTCCTCGTCGTCAACGGCGCCTGCAAGAACGAGGATCTGGCGCACATCCAGGCCCGTATCGGCCAGCGCTGCGAGATCGTGCCGCAGTTCGACCGGGGCCTGCTGGCCTTGCAGGGCCCGCAGGCCGCTGTCGCGCTGGAGCGCCTGCTGCCGGACACGGCTGGCCTGGTCTTCATGACGGGCGGCCATTTCGAATGGAGCGGGGCCGAGCTGTACATCACGCGCAGCGGCTATACCGGCGAGGACGGCTTCGAGATCTCGGTGCCGGCCGAGGCCGCCGAGGCACTGGCCCGCGCGCTGCTGACCCAGCCCGAGGTCCGGCCCGTGGGCCTGGGCGCGCGCAATTCGCTGCGCCTGGAAGCCGGCCTGTGCCTGTACGGCAACGACCTGGACACGACGACGACACCGGCCGAAGCCGCGCTGAACTGGGCGGTGCAGAAGGTGCGCCGCATCGGCGGCGAGCGCGAAGGCGGCTTTCCCGGCGCCGCCACCGTGCTGGCCCAACTGCAGTCGCCCGAGCTGCTCACGCGCAAGCGCGTGGGCCTGGTGGCACTGGAGCGCGTGCCCGTGCGCGAGGGCACCGAACTGCAGGACGCCAGTGGCCGCAAGGTCGGCACCGTCACCAGCGGCCTGCTGTCGCCCACGCTGAACCAGCCCATCGCCCTGGCCTATGTGGAGCCGGCCAGCGCTGCCACAGGCACCACGCTGCAGGCCATGGTGCGCGGCAAGGCCGTGCCCATGCAGGTGCAGGCTACGCCTTTCGTCGCCCCCCGTTACCACCGAGGTTGA
- the gcvH gene encoding glycine cleavage system protein GcvH yields MSIQYSKDHEWINAANPDAAIVGITVHAQDALGDVVFVDLPAVGASFNQGDVAGVVESVKAAADVYMPVSGEIVEVNEALRDDPSLANSDPLGAGWFFKVRLSDAGQLAGLLDEAAYTAFAQNA; encoded by the coding sequence ATGAGCATCCAGTATTCCAAGGACCACGAGTGGATCAACGCCGCCAATCCTGACGCGGCCATCGTCGGCATCACCGTCCATGCGCAGGACGCGCTGGGCGACGTGGTCTTCGTCGACCTGCCCGCCGTGGGCGCCAGCTTCAACCAGGGCGACGTGGCCGGCGTGGTCGAATCCGTCAAGGCCGCCGCCGACGTCTACATGCCCGTCAGCGGCGAGATCGTCGAGGTCAACGAAGCCCTGCGCGACGACCCATCCCTGGCCAACAGCGATCCGCTGGGCGCAGGCTGGTTCTTCAAGGTCAGGCTCAGCGATGCCGGCCAGCTGGCCGGCCTGCTCGACGAAGCGGCCTATACCGCCTTCGCGCAGAACGCCTGA
- a CDS encoding Lrp/AsnC family transcriptional regulator: MDILDRKILAALQANARASLQEIGAAVGLSASPCWTRIRKMEEAGVIEGYTVRLNPLALGLGDTVLVQVTLDSHSDNTLEKFGEMLATIPEVVEAHLVSGEYDYLLRVVVKDTRDYERLLREKLYKIKGIRHSQSSFVLRTLKRADLPLGV, encoded by the coding sequence ATGGACATCCTGGACAGAAAGATTCTTGCCGCGCTGCAGGCCAATGCGCGCGCCAGCCTGCAAGAGATCGGCGCGGCCGTGGGGCTGAGCGCGTCACCGTGCTGGACGCGCATCCGCAAGATGGAGGAAGCCGGCGTGATCGAAGGCTATACCGTGCGTCTCAACCCGCTGGCGCTGGGGCTGGGCGATACGGTGCTGGTGCAGGTCACGCTGGACAGCCATTCGGACAATACGCTGGAGAAGTTCGGCGAGATGCTGGCCACCATCCCCGAGGTGGTGGAGGCGCACCTGGTCTCGGGCGAGTACGACTACCTGCTGCGCGTCGTCGTCAAGGACACGCGCGACTACGAGCGCCTGCTGCGCGAAAAGCTCTACAAGATCAAGGGCATACGCCACAGCCAGTCCAGCTTCGTGCTGCGCACCCTGAAGAGGGCGGACCTTCCACTGGGGGTGTGA
- the gcvP gene encoding aminomethyl-transferring glycine dehydrogenase has product MLMSSTQPLAALENATEFVARHIGIAPEDEAHMLSAIGAASRDALIDAIVPPTIRRHQPMALPPAATEAQALAELKALAGRNQLLRSFIGQGYHGTHTPGVILRNILENPAWYTAYTPYQAEISQGRMEALVNFQTMVCDLTAMPIANASMLDEATAAAEAMTLAKRSVKSKSNRFVVAGDAHPQTIEVIQTRAAPLGIEVLLANSLEEWNQLMDGEYFAVLAQYPATSGRIDDLRADVDKAHAKQAAFIVATDLLALTLITPPGEWGADIVVGTTQRFGMPMGAGGPHAAFMACRDEFKRSLPGRLVGVSVDVHGKPAYRLALQTREQHIRREKATSNICTAQVLPAVVASMYAVYHGPEGLERIARRVASYTAILARGLAELGAPLREVPSFDTLSLHTGAATQAIAARARSLGANLRVYFGEYLCISLDETTTRADVELLWKIFAKDGQALPGFAAFEKGVEPLIPDGLRRTSAFLTHPVFNTHRSETAMLRYIRQLSDKDLALDRSMIPLGSCTMKLNATSEMIPITWPEFAQVHPFAPADQQQGYAELDRQLRDWLCQATGYAGISLQPNAGSQGEYAGLLAIKGWHASRGQSHRNVCLIPSSAHGTNPASAQMVGMQVVVTACDANGNVDMADLAAKCEQHSANLACIMITYPSTHGVFETQVKELCKLVHDHGGRVYVDGANMNALVGLAAPGSFGGDVSHLNLHKTFCIPHGGGGPGVGPVCVVEDLVPFLPGHATAGLAGGTGAISAAPLGNAAVLPISWMYIRMMGAQGLTLATETAILNANYISARLRDHYPTLYAGEHGHVAHECILDLRQFKESAGVMAEDVAKRLIDYGFHAPTLSFPVPNTLMVEPTESESLYELDRFVDAMIAIREEIRAIEQGRLPQDDNPLKNAPHTAEALLKADWPHPYSREAAAYPVAALRQSKYWSPVGRVDNVYGDRNLYCSCIPVDAYMS; this is encoded by the coding sequence ATGCTGATGTCCTCCACCCAGCCCCTTGCAGCCCTCGAAAACGCCACCGAATTCGTGGCCCGCCATATCGGCATCGCCCCCGAAGACGAGGCCCACATGCTCAGCGCCATCGGTGCCGCCTCGCGCGACGCGCTGATCGATGCCATCGTGCCGCCCACCATCCGGCGCCACCAGCCCATGGCGCTGCCGCCCGCCGCCACCGAAGCCCAGGCACTGGCGGAACTGAAGGCGCTCGCGGGCCGCAACCAGCTGCTCAGGAGCTTCATCGGCCAGGGCTACCACGGCACGCACACGCCGGGCGTCATCCTGCGCAACATTCTCGAGAACCCCGCCTGGTACACGGCCTACACGCCCTATCAGGCCGAGATCTCCCAAGGCCGCATGGAGGCCCTGGTCAACTTCCAGACCATGGTCTGCGACCTGACGGCCATGCCCATCGCCAACGCCTCCATGCTGGACGAGGCCACGGCCGCCGCCGAGGCCATGACGCTGGCCAAGCGCTCCGTCAAGAGCAAGAGCAACCGTTTCGTGGTGGCGGGCGATGCCCACCCCCAGACCATCGAGGTCATCCAGACGCGGGCCGCGCCGCTGGGCATCGAGGTGCTGCTGGCCAACTCGCTGGAGGAATGGAACCAGCTGATGGACGGCGAGTACTTCGCCGTGCTGGCCCAGTACCCGGCCACCAGCGGCCGCATCGACGATCTGCGCGCCGACGTGGACAAGGCCCATGCAAAGCAGGCCGCCTTCATCGTGGCCACCGACCTGCTGGCCCTGACCCTGATCACGCCGCCCGGCGAATGGGGGGCCGACATCGTGGTGGGCACCACCCAGCGCTTCGGCATGCCCATGGGTGCGGGCGGCCCGCACGCTGCCTTCATGGCCTGCCGCGACGAATTCAAGCGCTCCCTGCCCGGCCGCCTGGTCGGCGTGAGCGTCGATGTCCACGGCAAACCCGCCTACCGCCTGGCCCTGCAGACCCGCGAGCAGCACATCCGCCGCGAGAAGGCCACCTCCAACATCTGCACGGCCCAGGTGCTGCCCGCCGTCGTGGCCAGCATGTACGCCGTCTACCACGGCCCCGAGGGCCTGGAGCGCATCGCCCGCCGCGTGGCCTCGTACACGGCCATCCTGGCGCGCGGCCTGGCCGAGCTGGGCGCGCCGCTGCGCGAGGTGCCCAGCTTCGACACGCTGAGCCTGCACACCGGTGCGGCCACCCAGGCCATTGCCGCCCGCGCGCGCTCGCTGGGCGCCAACCTGCGCGTGTACTTCGGCGAATACCTGTGCATCTCGCTGGACGAGACCACCACGCGCGCCGATGTCGAGCTGCTGTGGAAGATCTTCGCCAAGGATGGCCAGGCCCTGCCCGGCTTCGCGGCCTTCGAGAAGGGCGTGGAGCCGCTGATTCCAGACGGCCTGCGCCGCACCAGCGCCTTCCTCACGCATCCGGTGTTCAATACCCACCGCTCCGAGACCGCCATGCTGCGCTACATCCGCCAGCTGTCGGACAAGGACCTGGCACTGGACCGCAGCATGATCCCGCTGGGCTCCTGCACCATGAAGCTCAATGCGACCAGCGAGATGATCCCCATCACCTGGCCCGAGTTCGCCCAGGTGCACCCGTTTGCCCCGGCCGACCAGCAGCAGGGCTATGCGGAACTGGACCGCCAGCTGCGCGACTGGCTGTGCCAGGCCACGGGCTATGCGGGCATCAGCCTGCAGCCCAACGCCGGCAGCCAGGGCGAGTACGCCGGCCTGCTGGCCATCAAGGGCTGGCATGCCAGCCGGGGCCAGTCCCACCGCAATGTCTGCCTGATTCCCAGCAGCGCCCACGGCACCAATCCGGCCAGCGCACAGATGGTGGGCATGCAGGTGGTGGTCACCGCCTGCGATGCCAACGGCAATGTGGACATGGCGGACCTGGCGGCCAAGTGCGAGCAGCACAGCGCCAACCTCGCCTGCATCATGATCACCTACCCGAGCACGCACGGTGTGTTCGAGACCCAGGTCAAGGAGCTGTGCAAGCTGGTGCATGACCATGGCGGGCGCGTCTACGTGGACGGCGCCAACATGAACGCCCTGGTCGGCCTGGCCGCGCCCGGCAGCTTCGGCGGCGACGTCAGCCACCTGAACCTGCACAAGACCTTCTGCATCCCGCACGGCGGCGGCGGCCCTGGCGTGGGCCCGGTCTGCGTGGTCGAGGACCTCGTGCCCTTCCTGCCCGGCCATGCCACGGCGGGCCTTGCGGGCGGCACGGGTGCGATCAGCGCCGCCCCCCTTGGCAACGCGGCCGTGCTGCCCATCAGCTGGATGTACATCCGCATGATGGGCGCCCAGGGCCTGACCCTGGCCACCGAGACGGCCATCCTCAACGCCAACTACATCAGCGCGCGGCTGCGCGACCACTACCCCACGCTGTACGCGGGCGAGCACGGCCATGTGGCCCACGAGTGCATCCTGGACCTGCGCCAGTTCAAGGAAAGCGCGGGCGTGATGGCCGAGGACGTGGCCAAGCGCCTGATCGACTACGGCTTTCACGCGCCCACGCTGTCCTTCCCGGTGCCCAACACGCTGATGGTCGAGCCCACGGAGAGCGAAAGCCTGTACGAGCTAGACCGCTTCGTGGACGCCATGATCGCCATCCGCGAGGAGATCCGTGCCATCGAGCAGGGTCGCCTGCCGCAGGACGACAACCCGCTCAAGAATGCACCACATACGGCCGAGGCGCTGCTCAAGGCGGACTGGCCCCATCCCTACAGCCGCGAGGCCGCCGCCTACCCGGTGGCCGCCCTGCGCCAATCCAAGTACTGGAGCCCCGTCGGCCGCGTGGACAACGTCTACGGCGACCGCAACCTGTACTGCAGCTGCATCCCCGTGGACGCTTACATGAGCTGA
- a CDS encoding fatty acid--CoA ligase: MQQTLGDTLAWPARYLSNKEALVAWEGGERRAWTYAQLDAEVNRHAHGLADLGIGHGDVVAAFLYNTPAFVFTMLAAARLGAIFNPVNYRLAPQELAFILQDGGARALVFEAEGSETVARAQALLKADGGGSPAHWIFADDAQTDALPIWATQRLSALARGRSSAPPQAQVRENDPCILMYTSGTTGRPKGVLHTHRSKLAHNALMHQTMQFTRDDVGLAMAPLNHTAELHTSFLPRLQAGATQVLLRRFDVAEAWRLIREERVTFFFAAPTMITMLLADPLASPQQAPALRLVEYGGASMAPHLIREWTRKVGSDLVQVYGTTEMGPCMSILPPREQLSHAGSAGLPSMGHDLIVARVREDNAPTDPAEACLPGEVGEILVRGPCMMAGYLNRPDANARALAHGWYHTGDLGHIDDDGHLWIRDRIDYMINSGAENVYPREVEDALVEHADVLEVAVIGEADERWGQIVAAHVVARPGAAPTAEALDAFLVHGDRLAAYKRPRRYHFREALPKTASGKIQKQLLRGVG, translated from the coding sequence ATGCAGCAGACGCTGGGAGACACACTGGCCTGGCCGGCCCGTTATCTGTCGAACAAGGAGGCCCTGGTGGCCTGGGAAGGGGGCGAGCGCCGGGCCTGGACCTATGCGCAGCTGGATGCCGAGGTCAATCGCCATGCCCATGGCCTGGCCGATCTGGGCATCGGCCATGGCGACGTGGTCGCGGCCTTCCTCTACAACACGCCTGCCTTCGTCTTCACCATGCTGGCGGCCGCCCGCCTGGGCGCCATCTTCAACCCCGTCAACTATCGGCTGGCGCCGCAGGAGCTGGCCTTCATCCTCCAGGACGGCGGCGCCCGCGCCCTGGTCTTCGAGGCCGAGGGCAGCGAGACCGTCGCCCGTGCCCAGGCCCTGCTCAAGGCCGACGGCGGCGGCAGCCCCGCGCACTGGATCTTCGCCGACGATGCGCAGACCGATGCCCTGCCCATCTGGGCCACGCAGCGCCTGTCGGCCCTGGCCCGCGGCCGCAGCAGCGCGCCACCACAGGCACAGGTGCGGGAGAACGACCCCTGCATCCTCATGTACACCAGCGGTACCACGGGCCGGCCCAAGGGCGTGCTGCACACGCACCGCAGCAAGCTGGCGCACAACGCCCTCATGCACCAGACCATGCAGTTCACGCGCGACGACGTGGGCCTGGCCATGGCGCCGCTCAACCACACGGCCGAGCTGCACACCAGCTTCCTGCCGCGCCTGCAGGCCGGTGCCACCCAAGTGCTGCTGCGCCGCTTCGATGTGGCCGAGGCCTGGCGCCTGATCCGCGAGGAGCGCGTGACGTTCTTCTTCGCGGCTCCGACCATGATCACCATGCTGCTGGCCGACCCTCTGGCCTCGCCGCAACAGGCGCCCGCGCTGCGGCTGGTGGAGTACGGCGGCGCCTCCATGGCGCCGCACCTGATCCGCGAATGGACGCGCAAGGTCGGCAGCGACCTGGTCCAGGTCTACGGCACCACCGAGATGGGGCCCTGCATGTCCATCCTGCCGCCGCGCGAGCAGCTCTCGCATGCGGGCTCGGCCGGGCTGCCCTCCATGGGCCATGACCTCATCGTGGCGCGTGTGCGCGAGGACAACGCACCCACCGATCCGGCCGAGGCCTGCCTGCCCGGCGAGGTCGGCGAGATCCTGGTGCGCGGCCCCTGCATGATGGCCGGCTACCTCAACCGACCCGATGCCAACGCGCGTGCCCTGGCCCATGGCTGGTACCACACGGGCGACCTGGGCCACATCGACGATGATGGCCATCTGTGGATCCGCGACCGCATCGACTACATGATCAATTCCGGCGCCGAGAACGTCTATCCGCGCGAGGTGGAGGACGCCCTGGTCGAGCATGCCGATGTGCTGGAGGTCGCCGTCATCGGCGAGGCCGACGAGCGCTGGGGCCAGATCGTCGCGGCCCATGTGGTCGCCAGGCCCGGTGCAGCGCCCACGGCCGAGGCGCTGGATGCCTTCCTGGTCCACGGCGACCGGCTGGCCGCCTACAAGCGCCCGCGCCGCTACCACTTCCGCGAAGCCCTGCCCAAGACGGCCAGCGGGAAGATACAGAAGCAGTTGCTGAGGGGGGTGGGTTGA